The Filimonas lacunae genomic sequence GCAACAGCTAATTGGCTTATCTCAAAGCATCCAGGATACAAAAATAAGTATGGAGCGCTTAAACGAAATACACACTCTTAAAGAGGAAGAACCTCCGGAGCAGCACTTTGTTAATGAATTGCCTGAAAGCAAAACACTTTCTATACAACAGCTTTCCTTTACCTATCCTGTTGCAGGAAGTAATCCCGTACTGGAAAATATAAGTCTCACCATACCAGAAGGAAAAACAACCGCTATTGTTGGCGTAAGTGGCAGCGGCAAAACAACGCTTTTAAAGATCTTATTAAAGGTATACGAAGGTTACGATGGTAATATACATGTAGGAAATAAAAACTTCAGGCATCTTGGCCACACTTTCTGGCGTAACCAATGCGGTTCAGTGTTACAGGATGGGTATATTTTTAACGACAGTATTGCCCGTAACATCGCCGTAAGCGATGAGTATATAGATTATCCTAAACTATTAGATAGTTGTAAAATAGCCAATATTCTTTCTTTTATTGAAACACTTCCCAATGGCCTGAATACAAAATTAGGTGCAGATGGTACCGGAATAAGCCAAGGGCAACGCCAACGGATATTAATTGCCCGCGCAGTTTATAAAGACCCACAATACCTTTTTCTGGATGAAGCCACCAATGCTTTGGATGCGAATAATGAAAAAGACATTGTGGAAAACCTCCAGGATTTTTTTAAAGGAAAAACGGTGATTATAGTAGCACATCGGCTTAGTACAGTAAAGAATGCAGACAACGTCATTGTACTGCATAATGGTCAGGTAGCAGAAGAAGGCTCCCACGAGTATCTTGCTTCTATACAGGGTAAGTACTATGAACTTGTCAGGAATCAACTTGAATTAGGACAATAATAATTCCAGAATGGCAAACACAACCAATCGGTATACCATTAAAGAAGATACGGATAAATCAACGCTGCAATCAGAAATGACCAGGGAAATTATTTCCAGAAAGCCTGGTTTTTTCGAAAAATGGGCGTTGGCGATTTTTAGCATTATTCTATTATTACTACTTACAGCTTCCTGGCTGATAAAGTATCCGGATGTGGTAACAGCAAAAGCAACCATTACGACAGGAAATGCACCTAAAGAGATTGTAATAAAAGAGGAAGGGCGTATCGTAAAACTATTTGCGCAAAACGATCAACTTGTAAAAAAAGGCGCGGTACTGGGGTGGATGGAAAGTACAGCCAACCATGCCGAAGTTTTGTCCTTGTCCATGCTGCTGGATAGCAGTATTAACCTGTCTGATCCCGGTCAGATTAAAAATCTTTCAAGCTTGTTCTCGCTTGGCTATACTAACCTTGGAGAAATTCAGCAAGGTTATAGAGAATTCATTACATCCCTGCAACTGTTTAACGATTATATGACAAATGGTTTCTATTCCAATAAGAGAGTCATGCTGGAAGATGATGTAAAAACTTTAGATAAGACCCGCTTAACTATTTTGCATCAAAAAGAATTGACGCAGCAGGATATCAGGCTTTCTGAAGATCGTTTAAAGATGCAGAAAGCTCTTCTTGATCAAAAAGTGATTTCCAGGGATGAATTTCATACAGAAGAAAGCAGATTGTACAACAAGCAAATATCTATACCGCAGATTGACGCTTCTTTGCTCTCCAATGAGACACAGAAAAGAGAAAAAGAGAAGGAGTTGAGTCAACTGGATCACGATATGGCACAGCAACAACTTATTTTTCGTCAGGCATTACAGTCGTTAAAAAGCTTAATAGATGATTGGAAGAAAAAATACGTCATACAATCGCCTTTAAATGGCAAGGTATTTTTCATCATCCCCATTCAGGAAAATCAGTTTTTGCCCCAGACTAAATTGATAGGTTATGTAAATCCGGACGACAGATACTTTTACGCAGAGGCCAATCTGCCTCAGGCAAACTTTGGCAAAGTAGATACAGGTTTGAAGGTGCAACTCCGTTTTGATGCTTATCCCTTTCAAGAGTATGGCGTTGTCAATGGAACATTGAATTATATCTCTAATATTCCTTCAGACAGCGGCTTTCTTGCCACTATTCGTTTAAATAATAAGTTGAAAACAAACAACAATAAAGAGATCCCTTATAAAACCGGCCTTAAGGCCGAAGCAGTCATTATCACCCAAAATATGAGGTTACTGGAGCGTTTTTATTATGATATAATCAGGGCAACTTCCAGAAAATAATTGATGCTAAGCAGAAGTCATATCCTATCAAGGTGCTGTAGGATAAAGCATTGTATAATTATCAACGTATTGAACGGTCGGCCACTCCATGATTCCTAAGCTTCTGCCCCGGCAAATGATCTCTATTATCGGGTAAGTAATGGGCTTTTAAAATGGTATTTGACATTATTGAAAAAAGAAAAGGTCAGCATTAGCTGACCTTTTCAAATCACTGATTTCAGTGTGCCCAGAACAGGAATCGAACCTGCACTTCCTTGCGAAAACAAGATTTTGAGTCTAGCGCGTCTACCAATTCCGCCATCTGGGCCTCAAATCTCCCTTTTATCGGGGTTGCAATATTAGGATACTATTTTAATCCCACCAAAATACGAGTGAGGTATTTTTTCTTGTAATAGTAATCTTTTACTTGCAACAGCTCTTTTTCGGTAGTAACACCTTCCTGATAATTCGTAATAATTGCTTCAACAGGTTCATAAATCTCGGTTTCTACGTTTGCAATTTGTGTTTTTACCTGTGCGGTTTTGGCGGCATTCTGCTCCATAGCAGCATCGGTGGCCATTTCGTTTAAATCCAGCATTTCCATTAAAAAGTCTGGCGGCAGCTGGTATTTTTCCTCTTCTTCCAGCAAGCCCTTGGTTGCCAGTAGGTATTTAATGGTTTCATCCCGGTTTTGCAGCACTTTATAGGCTTTGTTTACGGCGGCGGCTTTTTCCAGTGCTTCGTTCTGCTTGACGGCAGTGGCCTGGGCATAGAAGTCGGGGTGGTATTGCCGGCTCAGTTCGTAAAACTTCTTTTTTACCTGCTGCATATCCGGTTGCAGGCTCACGGGTATAGAAAATAGTTCAAAATAGTTCATAACTGTGTCAAAATGGAAGAAAGCAATCGACGGGCAATTGCTTATCTTTCCAATAGACAAAATTACTACAATGCTTACGATTGGCCTTATTAAAGAGGGGAAAGTTCCAACCGATAACCGTGTAGCCCTTACCCCACCTCAGTGCAAATGGTTGTTAAAAAACAGGCCTGATGTGCGGGTGCTGGTGCAGTCGTCGCCTGGCAGATGCTATTCAGATGCCGAATACCGGCAGGCGGGCGTTACGGTAACAGATGATGTAAGCGGTTGTGATATTTTGCTGGGGATTAAAGAAGTGCCGATAGAGCAGTTATTACCGCATAAAACCTACCTGTTTTTTAGCCATACCAAAAAGAAGCAGCCTTATAACCGTGCCATGCTGCACACCATGATGGACCGGGGCATCACCCTGATTGACTACGAATGCCTGGAGCATGAAGATGGGCAGCGCATTATTGGCTTTGGGTTCTTTGCCGGAGTGGTAGGAGCGCATAATGGAATGATGGCTTATGGTAACCGCACGGGCGCTTATCAGCTGGGGCATGTGTATCAGCATAAAGACTATCGTGCCCTCATTCATACTTATTTTGGTTTAAAGCTTCCCAACATTAAAATTGCAGTAACCGGCAGCGGGCGAGTGGCGCATGGCATACTGGAAATTATGAACCTGATGGATGTGCAGGAGGTGGAGCCGGAAGATTACCTGGGCCGCAAGTTCACGTATCCGGTATATGTGCATTTGAAAGGCCGGAACTTGTACCGTCACCAGGTAACGGGCGAGTATATGCGTGAACATTTTCATCATCACCCGGAAGAATACGACTGCCTGTTTCCGCAGTTTAGCACCTGCACCGATATATTGATGAACGGTACTTATTGGGCCGAAGGTGTGCCGCGCCTGTTTGAATGGGAGCATTTGTTGCGGGATGATTTTGCTATTCAAACCATTGCAGACATCACGGATGATAAAGGGGGCAGCATACCCTGCAATCTGGGTGATGCCACTATTCAAGACCCGGTGTATGGAGTAAACAAACGAAATCGGGAAAAAACACCGCCTTATTTAATCGATAACATAGATATAATGGCCGTGGGTAACCTGCCCAACGAATTACCTCGTGATGCCAGCCGTTATTTTGGCGAGCAGCTGATAAAGCACATCCTGGCTGATTTGCTGGGCAATGGCAGCGATACTTTAGACAGGGCTACCATACTGGAAGCGGGTAAACTCACCCCTTATTTTGACTACCTACAGGATTACGCAGCCCGTTAATTTGTATAAACGGTAAGCTCATATAGGTTATTTCCTATTATGTTTGCGGCGCAACGGTAAAGGCGTTTTGCCCGTCAATACATTTATTACTTAACCTGGTTTTACACGGTAACAAAATGAAAGAAACAATTGTAAGGCTTTTGTTTATCACAACGTTGGTAGCAACCTGTTTTTCCTATGCACAGGCGCAGGAAAAATTTGCTGTAAGCGGTGTGGTGAAATCGAAGAAAAATGGAGAAACTCTGATCGGAGCTTCTGTACGAGTGGTAGACTTATCAGTAGGTACTACCAGCAATGATTATGGTTTTTACTCCATAACGCTACCTAAGGGAAAGCATGTGCTGGAAATTAGCGCAGTGGGCATGGCAGTGAAACAACTGGACATTAACCTCACTGCTAACCAGCGGATAGATGTGGCATTGGAGGATGCTGCCGCGAAAGAGCTGGAAGGCGTAACAGTATCTGCTTCGTCCACCAGCAGCCGTAGCTTAACCAGCACGCAAATGGGGGTAGAGCGGTTAACGATGAAGGAAACCAAGAACATCCCGGTGTTACTGGGCGAGCGCGATGTATTGAAAACCATTCAGCTGTTGCCTGGTATTAAATCGGCAGGTGAAGGTAGCAGCGGTTTTTATGTACGTGGTGGTGCAGCCGATCAAAACCTGATTCTGCTGGATGAAGCGCCGGTATATAACGCATCGCACCTGCTGGGCTTCTTCTCTACCTTTAACTCAGATGCTATTAAAGACATCAACGTATATAAAGGTGGTATGCCTGCACAATATGGCGGACGTTTATCTTCTGTGCTGGATATTAAAATGAATGATGGTAATAACCAGGATTATAACGTAGGGGGCAGCATTGGCTTAATTTCGGCCAAGCTGAATGCCGAAGGGCCTATTCAGAAAGACAAATCCTCTTTCCTGGTATCTGGCCGCCGTACTTACATTGATTTGTTCCTGAAAGCTTCCAAAGACACAGCTATCAACCAGAACAGCTTGTACTTTTACGACTTAAACGCGAAGCTGAACTTTACCCTGGGTAGCAAAGACAAACTGTATTTATCTGGTTACTTTGGCCGCGACAAACTGGGTGTAGGTAAAACCTTTTCCCTGGCATGGGGTAATGGCACCGGCACTATGCGCTGGAACCACATCTTTAGCAACAAACTGTTCTCTAACACCTCTTTGATATTCAGCAACTACGATTATAAAATATCCATCCGCAGTGGTAGTAACGATGTGGATGTGTTTTCACAAATCAGGGACTGGAACATTAAAGAAGAGTTACAGTGGTATGCCAGTGACAAACACAACATTCGTATTGGGGTAAATGCTATTTACCATACCATGCGTCCTGGTGAAATTACTTCGGGTGAAAACTCCAGCTTTAATAACAGTATTCTGCAAAAAAGATATTCCTGGGAAAACGCAGCCTACGTAAGTGATAACTGGAAGGTATCGCCAAAGCTGAACGTTTCTTATGGTGTAAGAGCTACTGCCTTCAGCATATTAGGAGCTGGCGACTTTTACAATGTAGATGCGAATGGTAATATTGTAGACACCCTGCATTATAACAGCGGTCAGGTGGTAAAAACCTATTTTAACCTGGAGCCACGTGCAGCAGTAAGCTACCAGTTAAACAGTTCGGCTTCTTTGAAAACCAGTTATGCACGTAACGTGCAAAACCTGCACCTGATTTCTAACTCTACTTCTTCTTCTCCTACCGATAAGTGGGTGGCCAGCACCAACATTATCAAGCCGGAAATATCTGACCAGGTATCGTTAGGTTATTATAAAAACCTGGCTAATAACGCCTACGAGTTGACTGTAGAAGCTTATTACAAAACCATGCAAAACCAGATCGATTACCGAGATGGCGCAGATGTGTTTAACAACGATGCCATTGAAACGCAACTGTTGTATGGTAAAGGCCGTGCCTATGGTATTGAGTGGTTGCTGAAAAAGAAAGCAGGTAAGTTTACCGGCTGGCTAAGCTATACCTTATCTAAAACCGAGCGTAAGATTGAGGGTATTAACAACGGCTCGTGGTACAATGCCCGTCAGGACAGAACCCACGACATTGCCATAGTAGGTATGTATCAGCTGAACAAAAAATGGACTTTAAGTGCTAACTGGATCTTCTATACCGGTGACGCCATCACTTTTCCAAGTGGTAAGTATCGTGTAGACGACCAGGTAGTGTTTTATTACACAGAACGTAATGGCTATCGCATGCCTAACTACCACAGGTTAGACTTAGGAGCTACTTTAAAGCTGAAAGAGAAAAAGAAATTCAGCAGTGAGTTAACCTTTAGCCTGTACAATGCATATGGCAGGGAGAATGCTTACACCATCACCTTCCGCGAAAGCAAAGACGATCCTAATAAAACAGAAGCGGTTCGTGTAGCGTTGTTCAAATTTGTGCCTTCCGTTTCTTACAACTTTAAATTCTAATGCAAACAATGAAAAATATATGCCGCTTATCATTGGTTCTGTTAGCAGCCAGCTTCCTGGGTAGCTGTGAAAGGGTCATTGATATTAACCTGAATAATGCATCTCCTAAATATGTAATTGAAGGGGTAATTACCAACCAGGAAGATGTAGCGCCTAAAGTGCTGATATCGCAAACCAAGAATTTTTCCGATGATAATAACTTTCCGGGTATTACCGGTGCTACGGTTACTATCAGCGATAACGGTGGTGCTCCTGTAACACTGGATG encodes the following:
- a CDS encoding HlyD family secretion protein, coding for MANTTNRYTIKEDTDKSTLQSEMTREIISRKPGFFEKWALAIFSIILLLLLTASWLIKYPDVVTAKATITTGNAPKEIVIKEEGRIVKLFAQNDQLVKKGAVLGWMESTANHAEVLSLSMLLDSSINLSDPGQIKNLSSLFSLGYTNLGEIQQGYREFITSLQLFNDYMTNGFYSNKRVMLEDDVKTLDKTRLTILHQKELTQQDIRLSEDRLKMQKALLDQKVISRDEFHTEESRLYNKQISIPQIDASLLSNETQKREKEKELSQLDHDMAQQQLIFRQALQSLKSLIDDWKKKYVIQSPLNGKVFFIIPIQENQFLPQTKLIGYVNPDDRYFYAEANLPQANFGKVDTGLKVQLRFDAYPFQEYGVVNGTLNYISNIPSDSGFLATIRLNNKLKTNNNKEIPYKTGLKAEAVIITQNMRLLERFYYDIIRATSRK
- a CDS encoding DnaJ domain-containing protein, giving the protein MNYFELFSIPVSLQPDMQQVKKKFYELSRQYHPDFYAQATAVKQNEALEKAAAVNKAYKVLQNRDETIKYLLATKGLLEEEEKYQLPPDFLMEMLDLNEMATDAAMEQNAAKTAQVKTQIANVETEIYEPVEAIITNYQEGVTTEKELLQVKDYYYKKKYLTRILVGLK
- a CDS encoding NAD(P)-dependent oxidoreductase, with the protein product MLTIGLIKEGKVPTDNRVALTPPQCKWLLKNRPDVRVLVQSSPGRCYSDAEYRQAGVTVTDDVSGCDILLGIKEVPIEQLLPHKTYLFFSHTKKKQPYNRAMLHTMMDRGITLIDYECLEHEDGQRIIGFGFFAGVVGAHNGMMAYGNRTGAYQLGHVYQHKDYRALIHTYFGLKLPNIKIAVTGSGRVAHGILEIMNLMDVQEVEPEDYLGRKFTYPVYVHLKGRNLYRHQVTGEYMREHFHHHPEEYDCLFPQFSTCTDILMNGTYWAEGVPRLFEWEHLLRDDFAIQTIADITDDKGGSIPCNLGDATIQDPVYGVNKRNREKTPPYLIDNIDIMAVGNLPNELPRDASRYFGEQLIKHILADLLGNGSDTLDRATILEAGKLTPYFDYLQDYAAR
- a CDS encoding TonB-dependent receptor; this translates as MKETIVRLLFITTLVATCFSYAQAQEKFAVSGVVKSKKNGETLIGASVRVVDLSVGTTSNDYGFYSITLPKGKHVLEISAVGMAVKQLDINLTANQRIDVALEDAAAKELEGVTVSASSTSSRSLTSTQMGVERLTMKETKNIPVLLGERDVLKTIQLLPGIKSAGEGSSGFYVRGGAADQNLILLDEAPVYNASHLLGFFSTFNSDAIKDINVYKGGMPAQYGGRLSSVLDIKMNDGNNQDYNVGGSIGLISAKLNAEGPIQKDKSSFLVSGRRTYIDLFLKASKDTAINQNSLYFYDLNAKLNFTLGSKDKLYLSGYFGRDKLGVGKTFSLAWGNGTGTMRWNHIFSNKLFSNTSLIFSNYDYKISIRSGSNDVDVFSQIRDWNIKEELQWYASDKHNIRIGVNAIYHTMRPGEITSGENSSFNNSILQKRYSWENAAYVSDNWKVSPKLNVSYGVRATAFSILGAGDFYNVDANGNIVDTLHYNSGQVVKTYFNLEPRAAVSYQLNSSASLKTSYARNVQNLHLISNSTSSSPTDKWVASTNIIKPEISDQVSLGYYKNLANNAYELTVEAYYKTMQNQIDYRDGADVFNNDAIETQLLYGKGRAYGIEWLLKKKAGKFTGWLSYTLSKTERKIEGINNGSWYNARQDRTHDIAIVGMYQLNKKWTLSANWIFYTGDAITFPSGKYRVDDQVVFYYTERNGYRMPNYHRLDLGATLKLKEKKKFSSELTFSLYNAYGRENAYTITFRESKDDPNKTEAVRVALFKFVPSVSYNFKF